The genomic stretch GGCGTCTACAGCAAGAATTCGGAAATCCAGGACGGATACCCTGAATTCACCATGCAGATGCTGATGGATCTGGGCTGGGACGGCGACCTGACGGACGCAGAGCGCGCCTCGATTGAGGCCGTGGCAGGTCCCAAGACCAACTGGAAAACCGACCTGTCCGGCGGGATCCAGCGGGTGGCGATCAAGCACGAATGTGCGCCCTTTGGCAATGCCAAGGCCCGCGCCGTGGTCTGGACCTTCCCGGATCCGGTGCCAATTCACCGCGAGCCGCTGTATACCAACCGTCGTGATCTGGTTGCAGACTACCCAACATATGAGGACCGTCAGTCTTATCGTCTGCCGACCCTGTATGCGTCGATCCAGAAAAACGATGTCTCCAAGGACTATCCGATCATCCTCACCTCTGGGCGATTGGTGGAATATGAGGGCGGCGGTGAAGAGACGCGCTCGAACCCTTGGCTGGCAGAATTGCAGCAGGACATGTTTGTCGAAATCAACACACGCGACGCCAATAATCTGGGCGTACGTGACGGCGAACAGTGTTGGGTCGAAGGCCCAGAGGGCGGCAAGGTCAAGGTCATGGCCATGGTCACCGAACGGGTGGGGGCGGGCGTTGCCTTTATGCCCTTCCACTTTGGCGGCCATTTCCAGGGCAAGGATCTGCGGGACAAATATCCCGAAGGATCAGACCCCTACGTCCTGGGTGAAAGCGCCAACGTGGCCTTTACCTATGGCTATGACAGCGTCACGCAAATGCAAGAGAGCAAATGCACTCTTTGCAAAATCACTGCAGCATAAGGAGAGAGAAACATGGCAAGAGCAAAGTTCCTCTGCGACGCCGAACGCTGCATTGAATGTAATGCCTGCGTAACCGCCTGTAAAAACGAGCACGAAGTTCCCTGGGGGATCAACCGTCGCCGCGTTGTCACCATCAATGATGGCAAACCCGGTGAACGTTCGATCTCGGTGGCCTGTATGCATTGTTCCGATGCGCCCTGCATGGCCGTTTGCCCGGTGGACTGCTTCTACCAGACCGATGACGGTGTAGTGCTGCACTCCAAAGATCTCTGTATTGGCTGCGGCTATTGCTTCTATGCGTGTCCTTTTGGCGCGCCGCAATATCCACAGGCTGGCAGCTTTGGCAGCCGTGGCAAGATGGACAAATGCA from Phaeobacter sp. G2 encodes the following:
- the fdh3B gene encoding formate dehydrogenase FDH3 subunit beta, whose product is MARAKFLCDAERCIECNACVTACKNEHEVPWGINRRRVVTINDGKPGERSISVACMHCSDAPCMAVCPVDCFYQTDDGVVLHSKDLCIGCGYCFYACPFGAPQYPQAGSFGSRGKMDKCTFCAGGPEENNSNAEFSKYGRNRIAEGKLPICAEMCSTKALLAGDGDTVSAIYRERIVARGFGSGAWGWGTAYEQKGG